A section of the Malania oleifera isolate guangnan ecotype guangnan chromosome 2, ASM2987363v1, whole genome shotgun sequence genome encodes:
- the LOC131148856 gene encoding desmethylxanthohumol 6'-O-methyltransferase-like, with protein MSTVHEEVDAKLKGEAHIREEMFAFVGSMALKSAVELRIADIIHSHGRPITLRQIASAIDPPAADITTLSRIMTFLVRKSIFTAIPSPSSDGGPSSDTLYGLTPSSTWLLRDAERTLAPMLLMMNHPLLLSPWHHLSDCVRDGGIAFKKAHGRDFWDFAGANPEFNAMFNGAMACTARIMLDAILAGCKDRLADVESLVDVGGGTGSAIAEVVKACPHIKGINFDLPHVVATAPPFPGVFHVAGDMFHSIPKADAIFMKRIMHDWGDEDCIKVLKNCRKAISETNGKVIIIDIVLQPDGKDLFDETRLTSDLIMLAYFLKGRERTKLEWEKLLHEGGFSRYKIIKIPTLVSIIEANP; from the exons ATGTCGACAGTGCATGAGGAAGTCGATGCAAAGTTGAAGGGTGAAGCTCATATACGGGAAGAGATGTTTGCTTTTGTAGGCTCCATGGCTCTCAAATCCGCTGTGGAGCTACGCATCGCCGACATCATACACTCCCACGGCCGTCCAATCACCTTGCGCCAAATCGCCTCCGCCATCGACCCTCCCGCCGCCGATATCACCACCCTCTCCCGTATCATGACATTTCTCGTCCGCAAGTCCATCTTCACCGCCATTCCTTCTCCGTCGTCAGACGGCGGTCCATCCTCAGACACCCTCTACGGCCTCACCCCTTCCTCCACGTGGCTCCTCCGCGACGCCGAGAGGACGCTAGCGCCGATGCTGCTGATGATGAATCATCCTCTGCTGCTGTCTCCGTGGCATCACTTATCCGACTGCGTCAGAGACGGCGGGATCGCCTTCAAGAAGGCTCACGGTCGGGATTTTTGGGACTTCGCCGGTGCTAATCCGGAGTTCAACGCCATGTTCAATGGCGCGATGGCGTGTACGGCTAGGATCATGCTTGATGCCATCCTGGCGGGGTGCAAGGACCGGCTAGCCGACGTGGAGTCCCTCGTGGACGTGGGAGGTGGGACCGGGTCAGCGATCGCAGAGGTGGTGAAAGCGTGTCCACACATCAAGGGTATCAACTTTGACTTGCCACATGTCGTTGCCACTGCACCCCCGTTCCCCGGAGTGTTCCACGTCGCAGGTGACATGTTCCATAGCATTCCTAAAGCTGATGCAATTTTCATGAAG CGGATAATGCACGATTGGGGAGATGAAGATTGTATTAAAGTCTTGAAAAATTGTCGAAAAGCAATCTCCGAGACAAATGGCAAGGTGATCATCATTGATATCGTTTTGCAACCAGATGGTAAAGACTTATTTGACGAGACAAGGTTGACATCTGATCTAATCATGCTTGCCTACTTCCTTaaaggaagagaaagaacaaAATTAGAGTGGGAGAAATTGTTGCATGAAGGAGGATTTTCTCGCTATAAGATCATTAAAATTCCAACATTAGTGTCAATTATCGAGGCAAatccataa